TTTCATCAAGTAATCCCCTATAGATAAAGGGAAAAACGCTATAGGGCGATTCATTAATGGCATAGTTAAAGGTAGCTGGTTCGCTGAGAGATACTAAAACTAATTGAGATACCTGAGCTACTCTAGTTTGAAATTTTGTTGGCTGACAACCTACAATAATAAAAAAAACAGCCAGCACTAAGGCAATTAACCGCTGTGGATGTCGAAAAACAGGAACTATCATCTCTTAGCAGAGTGCGTAATTTAACACAGTAACAGGATTTCCTGAAACTAAGCTTAGTTTATATATAGTTGGTAAATAGAAAAAAGTTCAAAATTATCTGTTTTTGCTATATTTAATCAGCTGAAAGCGGCAATCTATTGAGAATAGGGGGTTTCAATTAGTATTAAGAATAAAAAATTATAGAACCACAGATAAACACTAATATTTATCTGTGGTTAGTTTCACGCCAAAGTTGCAAGGAGTTCTAGTACAACACCATTAGTCCAGCCAAAGCCGATTTCGTTGGAACTGTATCCAAAGCAGATTTCGTCAGAAACATTGGCAGAACAGCGTTCTACATCGTATTTTTCCACTAAGATGCCGCGACGCTCAAATTCCTTAATTACCATAGCTAGGAACTTATGCGCAATGCGATCGCCTTCTTGATGATAGCCATAACGATGCAGTCCTTGAACGGCAATTAATGTCAAAGGTGCCCAACCAAAAGGTGTATCCCATTGATTACCTGTAACACGGGTGCTAGTAAATATCCCACCTGGCGCTTCAAATATAGAGAGATTTTCTGCAACACGTTTGGCTTGGGTGTCGGAGGCGACTCCTACCCACAGAGGATAAAAGGTAGTAGCAAATTCATATTGGCGACGTGTCTCAGTTTGAAAATGATAGTCAAGATATAACCCCTGTTTTTCATCCCAGAGACATCGATCGATGCGATCGCGTCTGACATCTGCGCGATCGCGCCATTGCTGCGCTAGTTCTTCGTTACCTAAAATATCGTTAATCTGCGCCAAATCTTGTTCCATTTGATAAAGCAAACTGTTGAGGCACACGGGCGCATAGTGGATAATATCGATACTGAAGGGGCCAAAGCGATTGCTGATATCAAAGCCGGATTCGCGCATTGTGCGATCGCCTTTGTAAAACAGATTGCTTAGTTCATCGTTTTCTTTGTCGTAGTAAAGACTGATATCGTAATCTTCAATCTCAAATCTTTGGTAGTATTCCTTGACGCGATCGTAGTGGCTTTTTCCCTCTTCATCGCGTTCAGAAAATAAAACTTCTGGCGCAGGGCCTTCTCCCAAAGCATAATATCTAGATAATCCGGTTGCAGGGTTGAGATGGGGCGGTACTACCCAGTAATAATAAAACTGTTCTAAAAGCGGGACTGCTGACTTTAGCCACTCTTCATCCTTGGTATGTTGAAATAGCGCTAACACCATCAGACTGAGAACTGGGGGTTGCGA
The genomic region above belongs to Calothrix sp. NIES-2098 and contains:
- a CDS encoding glycoside hydrolase family protein; translation: MTPQTSTQSPFTSTQINNLRTYIKKTWKTLTRSHSHLLQSAKDTKLEHKPGTPWIIYISPREDNPNIQSVLERSLSKEDMRQIEIRTLPPEAEAIKEHGLLYLPGPYVVPGGRFNEMYGWDSYFILLGLLRDEEWDLAQSQVDQLLYQVQHYGTILNSNRTYMLSRSQPPVLSLMVLALFQHTKDEEWLKSAVPLLEQFYYYWVVPPHLNPATGLSRYYALGEGPAPEVLFSERDEEGKSHYDRVKEYYQRFEIEDYDISLYYDKENDELSNLFYKGDRTMRESGFDISNRFGPFSIDIIHYAPVCLNSLLYQMEQDLAQINDILGNEELAQQWRDRADVRRDRIDRCLWDEKQGLYLDYHFQTETRRQYEFATTFYPLWVGVASDTQAKRVAENLSIFEAPGGIFTSTRVTGNQWDTPFGWAPLTLIAVQGLHRYGYHQEGDRIAHKFLAMVIKEFERRGILVEKYDVERCSANVSDEICFGYSSNEIGFGWTNGVVLELLATLA